From the genome of Rathayibacter sp. VKM Ac-2759, one region includes:
- a CDS encoding biotin/lipoyl-containing protein, with protein MTMDGSTATPEDGVPAEPTPDTGAADSMGGLRQELAELARILPGDLRRLRVRGGDREIEVEWADRAAPSDPLAERQWAPRPEDPTTAVPSPAQDETLAAVRAPLVGSYFSAPSPGAEPFVQVGDRVEADTTVAIIEAMKLMNPIPAGRAGIVAELPVGNGDAVEYDQVILRLRPTGQTP; from the coding sequence ATGACGATGGACGGCTCGACCGCGACTCCGGAGGACGGCGTCCCCGCGGAGCCGACTCCGGACACGGGTGCCGCCGACTCGATGGGCGGACTCCGGCAGGAACTGGCGGAGCTCGCCCGGATCCTGCCCGGCGACCTCCGCAGGCTCCGCGTGCGCGGCGGCGACCGCGAGATCGAGGTCGAGTGGGCCGACCGGGCTGCTCCGAGCGATCCGCTCGCCGAGAGGCAGTGGGCGCCGCGACCGGAGGATCCGACCACCGCGGTCCCGTCACCGGCGCAGGACGAGACGCTCGCGGCGGTGCGGGCGCCGCTCGTGGGCTCCTACTTCTCCGCCCCGTCGCCGGGCGCCGAGCCGTTCGTGCAGGTCGGCGACCGGGTGGAGGCGGACACGACGGTGGCGATCATCGAGGCGATGAAGCTGATGAATCCGATCCCGGCCGGCCGGGCCGGCATCGTGGCCGAGCTGCCGGTGGGCAACGGCGACGCCGTCGAGTACGACCAGGTCATCCTCCGCCTCCGTCCGACGGGGCAGACGCCGTGA
- a CDS encoding acetyl-CoA carboxylase carboxyltransferase subunit alpha/beta, translating to MMHTTESTAPAAGQAEWTKCPGCGSLLYRKRLDRNLSVCPECEHHVRMGARARIDSLVDRDSFRESVFDDVLPDPLEFVDSRSYSDRLVSAHRASRESEAVVVGTALLGGRRVVLAVMEFSFMGGSMGLEVGRRVSEAAELALRSHDPLIVVCASGGARMQEGVFSLLQMARTAVAFARLREAGVLSVCVLTDPTYGGVSASFASLGSVVIAERGAHVGFAGPRVVRETIHAALPADFQAAESQLRHGLIDRVEDRADLRSLLQRLAALHSPRSAFPTVDPDSEPEPDIAVATGSSAPRDPWEVVQAARCVDRPTASDYLRLVFDDVVELHGDRASADDPAVIGGVASIGGRSVVVIGTQKGHTVKELVAHNFGMAHPEGYRKAMRLMAHAESFGLPVVTFVDTPGAHPGPEAEEHGQSTAIAETILRSSRLRVPVVAVITGEGGSGGALALSTSDRLLVLENAFLSVISPEGCAAILWRSAASAPDAARALRLGAGHLLESGVATSVVPEPSGGAGADPAACARTLRAAVVRELDELRGVSPADLLASREERFRRLDGSVLTAPLLDDLAV from the coding sequence ATGATGCACACGACGGAGTCGACGGCACCGGCCGCCGGACAGGCCGAGTGGACGAAGTGCCCGGGCTGCGGGAGTCTGCTCTACCGCAAGCGGCTCGACAGGAATCTGTCGGTCTGCCCGGAGTGCGAGCACCACGTGCGGATGGGGGCGCGGGCCCGGATCGACTCGCTGGTCGATCGGGACAGCTTCAGAGAGTCGGTCTTCGACGACGTCCTGCCGGATCCGCTCGAGTTCGTCGACTCCCGCTCGTACTCGGATCGGCTGGTCTCCGCGCACCGCGCGTCCCGCGAGTCCGAGGCGGTCGTCGTCGGCACGGCGCTCCTCGGCGGGCGCCGAGTGGTTCTCGCTGTCATGGAGTTCTCCTTCATGGGCGGAAGCATGGGCCTGGAGGTCGGCCGACGCGTGAGCGAGGCGGCCGAGCTGGCGCTCCGCTCGCACGACCCGCTGATCGTCGTCTGCGCCAGCGGCGGGGCGCGCATGCAGGAGGGCGTCTTCTCGCTGCTGCAGATGGCCCGCACGGCGGTCGCGTTCGCCCGGCTCCGGGAAGCCGGCGTCCTGTCGGTGTGCGTCCTCACCGACCCGACCTACGGAGGCGTCTCCGCCTCCTTCGCGAGCCTGGGCTCGGTCGTGATCGCGGAGCGGGGCGCCCACGTCGGATTCGCCGGCCCCCGGGTCGTCCGCGAGACGATCCACGCCGCCCTTCCCGCCGACTTCCAGGCTGCGGAGTCGCAGCTGCGGCACGGCCTGATCGACCGGGTCGAGGACAGGGCCGATCTGCGGTCCCTCCTGCAGCGGCTGGCCGCCCTGCACTCCCCCCGGAGCGCGTTCCCCACGGTGGATCCCGATTCCGAGCCCGAGCCCGACATCGCGGTGGCGACCGGGTCGAGCGCTCCGCGGGACCCGTGGGAGGTCGTCCAGGCCGCGCGCTGCGTCGACCGTCCGACCGCGTCCGACTACCTCCGGCTCGTCTTCGACGACGTCGTCGAGCTGCACGGCGACCGCGCCTCCGCCGACGACCCCGCCGTCATCGGCGGAGTGGCGTCGATCGGGGGGCGGTCGGTCGTCGTCATCGGGACCCAGAAGGGCCACACGGTCAAGGAGCTCGTCGCGCACAACTTCGGCATGGCCCACCCCGAGGGCTACCGCAAGGCCATGCGGTTGATGGCGCACGCCGAGTCGTTCGGGCTGCCGGTCGTGACCTTCGTCGACACCCCCGGCGCCCACCCCGGCCCCGAGGCGGAGGAGCACGGGCAGTCGACGGCGATCGCCGAGACCATCCTCCGCAGCTCCCGCCTGCGGGTACCGGTGGTCGCCGTGATCACGGGCGAGGGCGGCAGCGGGGGCGCGCTCGCCCTCTCCACCTCCGATCGGCTGCTGGTGCTCGAGAACGCGTTCCTCTCGGTGATCAGCCCCGAGGGCTGCGCGGCCATCCTCTGGCGCAGCGCGGCGTCCGCACCGGACGCGGCACGCGCGCTGCGGCTCGGGGCCGGGCATCTGCTCGAGAGCGGAGTCGCCACCTCGGTGGTCCCCGAGCCCTCGGGCGGCGCGGGGGCGGACCCCGCCGCCTGCGCTCGGACGCTCCGCGCGGCCGTCGTCCGAGAGCTGGACGAGCTGCGGGGCGTCTCCCCGGCCGATCTGCTCGCGAGCCGGGAGGAGCGGTTCCGCCGCCTCGACGGCTCGGTGCTCACGGCTCCGCTCCTGGACGACCTGGCCGTCTGA
- a CDS encoding response regulator transcription factor — protein sequence MTVQAAAGASRARGVRAPQPVDAGPPAENVRVLLCDDHEISRVGLRALIDPEAGLSVVGEAADVESACSIAEQLDPHVVIVRLGLLDQTRGEPLGELCSRNRAVLILAGIEAEFDLVGMMRAGVRGCLPHSVAAPRLLDGIRALSQDELVLDRLFAPHLVQFLSTAPTTVAEAGSGPTPLNRLTERQRAVAHLVAEGMTNGEIAARLFVSHATVKSHVTVVLRRLAVRSRTELAIAVKSFGEETETESTGLREMHHAAGMIAVQMSIGVEEAMILLRSRAAESGRSVRETATDVVARRLRFEP from the coding sequence ATGACCGTGCAGGCCGCGGCGGGCGCGTCCCGTGCTCGCGGTGTCCGGGCCCCGCAGCCCGTCGACGCCGGTCCTCCGGCGGAGAACGTGCGGGTGCTGCTCTGCGACGACCACGAGATCTCCCGTGTCGGGCTGCGCGCGCTCATCGATCCCGAGGCCGGCCTCTCGGTAGTGGGGGAGGCGGCGGACGTCGAATCGGCGTGCTCGATCGCGGAGCAGCTGGACCCGCACGTCGTCATCGTCCGGCTGGGCCTGCTCGACCAGACGCGGGGGGAACCGCTCGGCGAGCTGTGCAGCCGCAACCGAGCGGTGCTGATCCTCGCGGGGATCGAGGCGGAGTTCGACCTGGTCGGCATGATGCGGGCCGGAGTGAGGGGCTGCCTGCCCCACTCGGTCGCCGCGCCGAGGCTGCTCGACGGCATCCGGGCCCTGTCGCAGGACGAGCTCGTCCTCGACCGCCTGTTCGCCCCGCACCTCGTGCAGTTCCTGAGCACCGCCCCGACGACCGTCGCGGAGGCCGGATCGGGTCCGACCCCGCTCAACCGGCTGACCGAGCGCCAGCGGGCCGTGGCCCACCTCGTCGCCGAGGGGATGACCAACGGCGAGATCGCGGCCCGGCTGTTCGTCAGCCACGCCACGGTGAAGAGCCACGTCACCGTGGTCCTGCGCCGCCTGGCCGTGCGGAGCAGGACCGAGCTGGCGATCGCGGTGAAGAGCTTCGGCGAGGAGACGGAGACCGAGTCGACAGGACTGCGCGAGATGCACCACGCGGCGGGGATGATCGCGGTCCAGATGTCGATCGGAGTCGAGGAGGCCATGATCCTCCTCCGCAGCCGCGCAGCGGAGTCGGGCCGCAGCGTCAGGGAGACCGCCACGGACGTGGTCGCCCGGCGCCTGCGGTTCGAGCCCTGA
- a CDS encoding TcmI family type II polyketide cyclase, with amino-acid sequence MQQVMIVAKMRPEDAPDVADIFSRSDATTMPEEIGVVGRSLYRFHGIYVHLIDFAVPAGDAMRVAQRLPAFRAVSDELRPHIEAYDPDWASPLDAMAERFYHWSAPSRRA; translated from the coding sequence ATGCAGCAGGTCATGATCGTCGCGAAGATGCGTCCGGAGGACGCACCCGATGTGGCCGACATCTTCAGCCGGTCCGATGCGACAACGATGCCCGAGGAGATCGGGGTGGTCGGCAGGTCGCTCTACCGCTTCCACGGGATCTACGTGCACCTCATCGACTTCGCGGTCCCGGCCGGCGACGCCATGCGGGTCGCCCAGCGGCTGCCCGCGTTCCGAGCGGTCAGCGACGAGCTGCGTCCGCACATCGAGGCGTACGACCCGGATTGGGCGTCGCCGCTCGATGCGATGGCCGAGCGCTTCTACCACTGGTCGGCGCCGAGTCGTCGAGCCTGA